The genome window TACAATTTCTTCTGACAAACTGGTGGTATAGGATTTTCCATTCCATTCAAAAATTGCACCCGGTCCTTTTTCTTGTCTCGCAAATGCAAATGCCTGTGAGAAAGTAACGGGCAACGTGTCTGGGGTTATTGCCGGATCTGCAACATCTTCAATCAGAGCCTCATAGTGAGGGACCTCCATTTCGATGGTGTTATCAACAACTTCAACCGAAGAGTTTGAATCCACAATTTTGTATGGGTCATTATCGTCAGGTTGCTTTAAATATCCATTAATCAGGATAGCAATAGCTGCTGTGAGTACGAATCCAATAGTGAATCCATCTGTTTTGTTTAGGTGCATGGCGTGCTCCTTCTTTATGTTAGTTAAAAAAAAAGAGGGAATGCCTTTCGACACTCCCTCCCAGGTTTTGTAGATTGAACCGCTTAAATGAATTAAAAGTTCCAACAAATGCAAATATTATTCGCAGCTATCACACTTTCAGGGGTTATCCATATATGGTCTGACCATAATAATAGAAATATTGTTTCCATAATTTTTAAACCACTAACAATGCTTCTGATTATATCGATTCTTTTCCATACCACAATTTCATTTGAAGGCTATGGGCTATATATCTTGTTGGGATTGGTATTCTCGCTTTTGGGGGACATAATGCTTTTAAAACCATGGTATAAGTTTGAATTGGGGTTAGGGGCTTTTCTCATAGGCCATATTTTTTATATTATTGGTTTTACTAGTATTAATGGATTTAACGATGATATACTACCTTTGTTACCATTTGTTGCTTTTGTTATATGGCTGTATCGCAATATTAAACCAAACTTAGGGAGGGATAAAATTCCCGTTATTGTTTATATGTTAGTTATTTTGGTCATGGTTTGGCAGGGAACCAATGTTTGGGTGGCAAGTCTTCCACAATTTGGCATATATATAGCACTTGGATCATTCATATTTTGTGTATCTGACTCACTCTTGGCTTATGGCCGTTTTAAAGGAGCCATTAAATATGGAAATACCCTCGTATTAAGTTCTTATTATATAGCACAAACACTTATCGCATATTCAGCATACTTGATCATTGTGAACTAAATATACACATTGTGTTTATAGTAATTTTGTTTAATCGCTACTGAAAATTAATTTGTCAAAAAAATATTCAAATTGGAAAAAATGAGGTTATAAATTCGCACCTATGTTTACAGCAAATACTTATCACAATAGACGAAAAGTCCTTTCTGAGAATCTCAATGAAGGATTAATCCTTTTACCGGGGAACAACCCAGTACCCATGAATTATCCATCCAATTGGCTGCGGTACCGACAAGACAGTAATTTTTTATATTATTGTGGATTGGATCATCCTCACATAAACTTGGTGATTGATGTTAAATCAGGTGATTCAACTCTTTTTGGTGATAACTTGAGTGTGGACGATATTGTATGGGAAGGTGAACGAACACATATTTCAGAAATGGCCAAATCGGCTGGTATAGAAAATTGTTTACCATCGAGTGCACTTCAAGATTTTCTTAAAACCAAAAATAAAACAATTCATTGTTTACCCCGTTATCGAGATGATCAAAAATTATTTCTAGACGGATTATTGAATGGTAAAACCAACGGATCTTCAAAAGAACTAATCCAATCTGTCATTCAACAACGATCTATTAAAACAGACGAAGAAATAAATGAAATTGAACGAGGTCTAGAAGTCACAGCCGAATTGCACAAAATGGCTATGCGTACAACTGGGCCCGGTGTGACAGAGCAATTTGTTGTCGGCCAGATTGAAGGTAATGCCCTTTCTCAAGGTAGAAGGTTAGCATATCCTGTAATTTTTTCAGTTCGGGGTGAGATTCTTCACAATAATGAATATCAAAATGTGATGGAAGCTGGGCAGTTGACATTGAATGATTCCGGCGCTGAGTCACCCATGCATTACGCTAGCGACATTACACGCACATTTCCAGTGAATGGCAAATTTACCGATAGACAAAAAGAAATCTATCAAATCGTATTTGATATGCAAGAAGCGTCGTTCACATTTTGCGCCCCTGGAAAATCTTACAAAGATGCCCATCTTGAGGCAGCAACAATTGCGGTTCGTGGATTGAAGGAATTAGGTCTCATGAAAGGTAATGTAGAAAAAGCAGTAGAAGCTGGCGCACATGCATTATTCTTTCCTCATGGGTTGGGTCACATGTTAGGATTAGACGTTCATGATATGGAAGGCCTCGGTGAAGATTTGGTTGGATATGATGAGAATGATGACCGCAGTGATCAGTTTGGATTAGCCTATTTACGATTGGCTAAAACGCTTGAACTGGGCTTTGTATTGACCGTCGAGCCGGGAATTTATTTTATTCCTCATTTGATTGATCAATGGCAGTCAGAAAATAAACATGAAGAATTTATTAATTACAATGCCCTGGATACTTACCGCGATTTTGGCGGTATCCGAATAGAAGACAATATTGTAATTACAGATGATGGCTATCGAATCCTTGGCCCTCATATCCCTCGTTCTATAGATGAAATTGAAGCCATTATGGGAGAAAATAATGCGTAAAACAGTTTGGTTATACTTATCATCCTTCGGGATCATGTTCGCTGTTCTTTCCTGGCTGCAAGAATCAGGCATCATGCCAACAGATATTGGACCTTTAAAAGGTGTGGCAGCTTTGATTGCGGGCACCATTTTATATTTTACCGTTCCTAGATATTTAAACTAATTCCTAGTCCAGTTGAATTCGTTCAATTGATTCTTTTTCTCCCCTTTGAACCGTTATAAGTTTTTCAGCTTATGATAACTCTTTTTGATACACCTCCCCCAAGATTTCTTGATGATGAAATAGTAAAAATACTATTAATCGACTTTAATCTTATTGGAGATGTGAATTCGTTAGTTAGCGATCGGGATCAAAATTTTCTAATTCAATCTGATAATGGTTCAAAATATATTCTAAAAATTTCTAATCCTGCTGAAGAGCGAGAAATCCTTGAAATGCAAAATGAGGCTACTTTATTTATTCGTTCAAAAGATTCTAATTTGGGAGTTCCTTTGCAAATTGGGGAGATCAAAACGATTGAAAAAAATGGACAATCCTATTTCGTTCGATTATTGGAATATCTTGATGGTCAATTTTTAAAAGACCAAATTCTGGATGATGATACTTATGAAAAACTAGGTGAATTCTTGGGAAGATTAAATCGTGATTTGAATGGATTTTCACATTCGGCGGCGGATCGGGATTTTCATTGGGATTCACGAGCTTTAAATTTGATCCATTCGAGGTTACAATATTTAGATGAGAAATCAGATGAAAAGACAATCTTACATTTTTTAAATCAATATAAACGCCATGTGTCTCCCCATGAATCTCAATTAAGGAAAATGGTTATTCATAATGATGGGAATGACCATAATGTCGTGGTCAATAAAAATGGTGAAACAATTGGTATAATCGATTTTGGTGATATGGTTTATTCTTATCAAGTTGCAGAGCCTGCTGTTTGTATGGCTTATGTTGGCTTAGGGAAATCGGACCCATATCGATCCATGGGGCAAGTATTAAAAGGATATCATTCCAAATTTTCTTTAAATGATGCAGAAATAAGATCGGCGATTTATTTGACATGCATTCGTCTATGTATTTCTGTCACTATGGCGGCTTGGCGGATGAAGTTATATCCTGAAAATAGTTATTTAGCCGTTTCCCAGGATCAAGCTTGGGAATTGTTGAGAAGAATGGAAAATGAAGATTTAAGCATAAAATCAGAAGAAATGGTAATGAATGCTCAGTAGAGATCAAATTTCTGAATTGCGTAAAAAGCATTTAGGTCCATCTTTTAGTATCTCATATAATGAACCACTTCATATCGTTCGCGGAGAAGGTCAATATTTATTCGATGCAGAAGGGAAGCGGTATTTGGATGCTGTGAACAATATTCAACACGTGGGTCATTGTCATCCAAAAGTGGTGAATGCAGCACAAAAGCAATACGAAAAATTAAATACCAATACGCGTTACCTTGACGAAACCATAGTTAGTTACGCCAAGGATTTAACTAACAAATTACCTGATGGATTGGATGTCTGCTTTTTCACCAATTCCGGGAGTGAGGCCAATGACTTGGCTCTGCGCATGGCCCGCCATTATACCCAAAGTAAAGAAACAATTGTTTTAGATGCTGCCTATCATGGTAACCTGTCATCATTGATTGAGATTAGTCCTTATAAACATGATGGCCCAGGGGGCGCTGGGGCTCCCGTTTATGTCAATACAATTCCAATGCCGGATTCCTATCGAGGAAAATATCGTGGAAATAATGCAACCGATGGATATGTTGACGAAGTAGAAAAAGCGATTAAACATATTCAGAAAAATGGAAATAACCTGCCCGTATTTATTGTGGAATCACTCATGGGATGCGGTGGCCAATTGGTGTTACCAAATGGATTTTTAAAACGATCTTTCGAATTGGTACGGGAGGCCGGAGGCATTTGTATAGCTGATGAAGTGCAGATTGGATTTGGACGCATGGGATCCCATTTTTGGGGATTCGAAACTTGCCATGTCATTCCGGATATTGTAACAATGGGAAAATCCATGGGAAATGGTCATCCATTATCTGCAGTGGTTACAACACATGAGATTGCAGAAACCTTCAATAATGGTATGGAGTATTTTAATTCATTTGGCGGCAATCCCGTTTCATGTGCTGTGGGCCACGCCGTCCTTAATGTGATTGAAGAGGAAGGTCTACAGCAAAATGCTCATGATGTTGGAAATTATTTAATCAATCAGTTAAGCAAGATTGATAATTCTTTGATTGGACAAGTCCGTGGCCAAGGTCTTTTCATAGGTATTGAGTTGGTAAAGGACAAGGATGTATTAACTCCTGCTTCGAATGAAGCGGATGAAATTGTGAATGCCATGAAAAAATCTGGAATCTTGATGAGTACCGATGGTCCGGATCACAATGTATTAAAAATAAAACCACCAATAATTTTTACACGTGAAAATGCGGATGAATTGGTGTTTAATTTGACATCAATTTTTAACCAAATATCCTAAGTTAGATGAAAAAATATTCAATTCAATTTATAGCAGTTTTAACTGTTTTCTGGTTCGGTTGTGAAAATAAACAGCAATTTGAATGGGAAGACCCCACTGTTTTTCAAATCAATCAGGAACCACCGCGGGCGCACTTTTTCCCATATGAATCTGAAGCATTCGCCCAGTTAAATGATCACGGCCAGTCCAAATATTTTCAATCTTTAAATGGAATTTGGAAATTCAATTTTTCACCGAATCCTGATGGCAGACCAAAAAATTTCTATAAATCCAATTATGATGATACGAATTGGTCCGATATAAAAGTCCCAGGAAGTTGGGAAATGCAGGGCTGGTCCGTTCCCATTTATTTAGATGAGGAATATCCATTTACACCCAATCCTCCATTTGTACCTCACAACTTCAATGCAGTTGGATCTTATCGGAAATCCTTTGCCATCCCTAAGGGGTGGGATGGTCGTCATATCTTTTTACGGTTTGGGAGTGTTCGATCGGCATTCTATCTTTGGATTAATGGTGAAAAGGTTGGTTATACCCAAGGATCAAAAACACCGGCAGAATTTGATATTACCGATTTTATTCAAGAGGGTGAAAATAATGCATCCGTGGAGGTGTACCGCTTTTCTGATGGATCCTATTTGGAAGGTCAGGATACATGGCGGGTGAGTGGACTAGAGCGTGATGTTTATCTTTATGCCCGTTCAAAAACCCGGATTACAGATTTTTTTGTAAATGCGGATTTGGATTCAACTTTTAAAACAGGATTGTTTTCGGTCAGTGTAGATGTAATGGATCAAACCACTTTTGATGAAACCCTGACCGTTCGCGCCAAATTGGTTGAGCCCCTCCGACGAAATCGGGTGGTATTTGATTCCACAAAAACAGTTTCAGTCGATTCCTTGAGTTCAATTCATATCGCTTCAATTGTGAAACGGGTGAAAACATGGACAGCGGAAGAACCAAACCTATACCAGCTTCAACTCTCATTAATAAATAATGCCGGACAAGTTATCGAAGCGTTCACCCAACAAGTGGGATTCAGAAAAGTTGAAATAAAAGATGGAAATCTTAGAGTTAATGGAATTCCCATAATGTTTAGAGGCGTAAATCGTCATGAATGGGATCCGATCGTGGGGCGATCCATTTCGGAAGCATCCATGATAAAAGATATTCAAATAATGAAGCAGCATAATATAAATGCTGTCCGCGCTTCTCACTATCCCAATCAGGAACGTTGGTACGAATTGTGCAATGAATATGGATTGTATGTTATTGACGAAGCCAATATTGAAGCTCACGGAATGCGATTCCACCAAAATGGATTTGAAGAAATTACCAATGATACTACATGGACAGCTCAATGGTTGGATCGTGGTAACCGCATGTTTGAAAGAGATAAGAATCAGCCATCCATTATTATGTGGTCCATGGGGAATGAAGCTGGTGATGGGCAAAACTTTGTAGAATTATATAAATCATTAAAACAAAAAGATCCGTCCCGTCCGGTAGTTTATGAACCGGCGTTACAGGAAAATCATTCTGATGTTTATTTTCCTATGTATGATACTATTGAAGAAATTTCTGCCTATGCAGAAACCAATCCTGATCGTCCATTGATCTTGTGTGAATTCGCCCATGCCATGGGAAATAGCGTAGGAAATCTTATAGATTATTGGGATACCTTTGAAAAATACGAATCACTCCAAGGCGGTTTTATTTGGGATTGGGTGGATCAAACCATTTTAAAAACTGATTCATCCGGTAATGAATACTGGGCTTATGGTGGCGATTTTGGGACAGAATTCGTTGAGAATGATTCCAATTTTTGCGCCAATGGGCTGGTGGCTGCCGACCGTAGTTTGAATCCCCATATACTTGAAGTCAAAAAAGTATATCAACCTATTCGATTTAAAGCAAACAACCTGAAAAGGGGAAGAGTCCGCGTTACTAATGATTATGATTTCGTTAATCTGAGTGACCTCACTTTTTCATGGTTAATTAAGGGAGATGATAAAACTGTTTCTTCCGGGAAGTTTGGCACACTTGATTTGGATCCGGGTGAATCTAGAACACTCCAATTTAATTTGTCTAATATTCGTCCCAAACCAGGTGTACGTTATTATCTCACCGTTCAAGCCAAAACAAAATATAAAAAACCATTGGTGCCCAGAAATCATATGGTTGCTTGGGATCAATTTGAGTTACCCATTTACCGTGAAGCATTGGCCCAAGATCCAACAACATTACCATCATTGAATTTATTTAAAAATGATTTGGGTGTCGAAATATATGGTAAAGGATTTAAAGTTAAATTCAGTCGGGAATCAGGGCAAATCAGCGAATATGAGGTTAATGGTGAATCCTTATTAACTACACCGGCAGAGGCCAACTTTTGGCGGGCACCCAATGATAATGATCTCGGTAATGGTATGCCGGGACGAACACAAATTTGGAAAAATGCAGGCACTCGGATGAATACCAAAGTGGTTTACAGCACTCTAAAAAATAATACTGCAGAAGTACTTTTGATAAGCGAGGATTCACTCAGTAGTACTACAATCACATCCCAATATTATGTCTATGGAAATGGCGTTATAAAAGTGGCTCAAAAAATCAATATTTCTGATACAACCCAATCGGAAATTCCGCGTATTGGAATGCGTTTATCTCTTCCCGGTTCATTCAATAAGGTAGAATGGTTTGGGCGTGGCCCCCATGAATCCTACTGGGATCGGAAAACTTCTGCTGCAGTTGGTCATTATTCCGGAAGTGTGTGGGAACAATCTTTTGCATATGTCCGCCCTCAGGAGACAGGAAATAAAACGGATGTCCACTGGATGGCCCTAACCAATGGGAAACAAGGTTTAATGGCTAAAGGGATACCTACCTTTGATGGTAGCGTTCACCAATATCCTTATTCCGATTTGGATTATATTACAGCGAGCCAACGCCATGGTAAGATTCATCTAGTCGAAAAAAATCATACAGACTGGCTCATAGATTTTAAACAAATGGGCGTTGGCGGCGATAACAGTTGGGGTGCAAAACCTCATGATAAGTACACACTTTATCCCGGTGAGTATAGTTATTCTTTTATTCTTATCCCCTTTATGGAAGGTGACGATTTAT of Candidatus Neomarinimicrobiota bacterium contains these proteins:
- a CDS encoding aminopeptidase P family protein — translated: MFTANTYHNRRKVLSENLNEGLILLPGNNPVPMNYPSNWLRYRQDSNFLYYCGLDHPHINLVIDVKSGDSTLFGDNLSVDDIVWEGERTHISEMAKSAGIENCLPSSALQDFLKTKNKTIHCLPRYRDDQKLFLDGLLNGKTNGSSKELIQSVIQQRSIKTDEEINEIERGLEVTAELHKMAMRTTGPGVTEQFVVGQIEGNALSQGRRLAYPVIFSVRGEILHNNEYQNVMEAGQLTLNDSGAESPMHYASDITRTFPVNGKFTDRQKEIYQIVFDMQEASFTFCAPGKSYKDAHLEAATIAVRGLKELGLMKGNVEKAVEAGAHALFFPHGLGHMLGLDVHDMEGLGEDLVGYDENDDRSDQFGLAYLRLAKTLELGFVLTVEPGIYFIPHLIDQWQSENKHEEFINYNALDTYRDFGGIRIEDNIVITDDGYRILGPHIPRSIDEIEAIMGENNA
- a CDS encoding DUF4981 domain-containing protein, which translates into the protein MKKYSIQFIAVLTVFWFGCENKQQFEWEDPTVFQINQEPPRAHFFPYESEAFAQLNDHGQSKYFQSLNGIWKFNFSPNPDGRPKNFYKSNYDDTNWSDIKVPGSWEMQGWSVPIYLDEEYPFTPNPPFVPHNFNAVGSYRKSFAIPKGWDGRHIFLRFGSVRSAFYLWINGEKVGYTQGSKTPAEFDITDFIQEGENNASVEVYRFSDGSYLEGQDTWRVSGLERDVYLYARSKTRITDFFVNADLDSTFKTGLFSVSVDVMDQTTFDETLTVRAKLVEPLRRNRVVFDSTKTVSVDSLSSIHIASIVKRVKTWTAEEPNLYQLQLSLINNAGQVIEAFTQQVGFRKVEIKDGNLRVNGIPIMFRGVNRHEWDPIVGRSISEASMIKDIQIMKQHNINAVRASHYPNQERWYELCNEYGLYVIDEANIEAHGMRFHQNGFEEITNDTTWTAQWLDRGNRMFERDKNQPSIIMWSMGNEAGDGQNFVELYKSLKQKDPSRPVVYEPALQENHSDVYFPMYDTIEEISAYAETNPDRPLILCEFAHAMGNSVGNLIDYWDTFEKYESLQGGFIWDWVDQTILKTDSSGNEYWAYGGDFGTEFVENDSNFCANGLVAADRSLNPHILEVKKVYQPIRFKANNLKRGRVRVTNDYDFVNLSDLTFSWLIKGDDKTVSSGKFGTLDLDPGESRTLQFNLSNIRPKPGVRYYLTVQAKTKYKKPLVPRNHMVAWDQFELPIYREALAQDPTTLPSLNLFKNDLGVEIYGKGFKVKFSRESGQISEYEVNGESLLTTPAEANFWRAPNDNDLGNGMPGRTQIWKNAGTRMNTKVVYSTLKNNTAEVLLISEDSLSSTTITSQYYVYGNGVIKVAQKINISDTTQSEIPRIGMRLSLPGSFNKVEWFGRGPHESYWDRKTSAAVGHYSGSVWEQSFAYVRPQETGNKTDVHWMALTNGKQGLMAKGIPTFDGSVHQYPYSDLDYITASQRHGKIHLVEKNHTDWLIDFKQMGVGGDNSWGAKPHDKYTLYPGEYSYSFILIPFMEGDDLSTLSKTSIK
- a CDS encoding lysoplasmalogenase gives rise to the protein MQILFAAITLSGVIHIWSDHNNRNIVSIIFKPLTMLLIISILFHTTISFEGYGLYILLGLVFSLLGDIMLLKPWYKFELGLGAFLIGHIFYIIGFTSINGFNDDILPLLPFVAFVIWLYRNIKPNLGRDKIPVIVYMLVILVMVWQGTNVWVASLPQFGIYIALGSFIFCVSDSLLAYGRFKGAIKYGNTLVLSSYYIAQTLIAYSAYLIIVN
- a CDS encoding phosphotransferase produces the protein MITLFDTPPPRFLDDEIVKILLIDFNLIGDVNSLVSDRDQNFLIQSDNGSKYILKISNPAEEREILEMQNEATLFIRSKDSNLGVPLQIGEIKTIEKNGQSYFVRLLEYLDGQFLKDQILDDDTYEKLGEFLGRLNRDLNGFSHSAADRDFHWDSRALNLIHSRLQYLDEKSDEKTILHFLNQYKRHVSPHESQLRKMVIHNDGNDHNVVVNKNGETIGIIDFGDMVYSYQVAEPAVCMAYVGLGKSDPYRSMGQVLKGYHSKFSLNDAEIRSAIYLTCIRLCISVTMAAWRMKLYPENSYLAVSQDQAWELLRRMENEDLSIKSEEMVMNAQ
- a CDS encoding aminotransferase class III-fold pyridoxal phosphate-dependent enzyme; protein product: MLSRDQISELRKKHLGPSFSISYNEPLHIVRGEGQYLFDAEGKRYLDAVNNIQHVGHCHPKVVNAAQKQYEKLNTNTRYLDETIVSYAKDLTNKLPDGLDVCFFTNSGSEANDLALRMARHYTQSKETIVLDAAYHGNLSSLIEISPYKHDGPGGAGAPVYVNTIPMPDSYRGKYRGNNATDGYVDEVEKAIKHIQKNGNNLPVFIVESLMGCGGQLVLPNGFLKRSFELVREAGGICIADEVQIGFGRMGSHFWGFETCHVIPDIVTMGKSMGNGHPLSAVVTTHEIAETFNNGMEYFNSFGGNPVSCAVGHAVLNVIEEEGLQQNAHDVGNYLINQLSKIDNSLIGQVRGQGLFIGIELVKDKDVLTPASNEADEIVNAMKKSGILMSTDGPDHNVLKIKPPIIFTRENADELVFNLTSIFNQIS